Below is a window of Pseudomonas eucalypticola DNA.
CGCCATCGCCAAACAACCGGCAGGTGCCACGATCGCCGTGTCGACCTTGGGCTTGCAGGGAGACGAACAGGGAGACCGGCGCATCCATGGCGGCATCGACAAGGCCGTCCATCAGTACCCGTCCGAACACTACGCGTCATGGCATTCGCATGTGGGCGCACATCCTCTGCTGCAGGCGCCAGGTGCGTTTGGCGAGAATCTTCATACCTCGGGCATGACGGAAGATACGGTTTGCCTGGGCGATGTCATCGGCTGTGGCAGCGCGGTACTGGAAGTCAGCCAGACGCGACAGCCCTGCTGGAAGCTCAACGACCGCTTTGTCGTGGGCGACATGGCGTTGCAAATGCAGCGCACGGGCATGACAGGCTGGTATTACCGGGTTTTGGAAGAAGGGGAGATGAGCGTCGGCGATTCATTTGAACTGCTGACGCGGCCTTATCCGGAATGGACCCTGCGGCGCATCATTTCACTCCTCTATCACCGCTCGATGGACCGTGCCGAGTTGGTAGCGCTGCGGATGCTGCCATTGGTGCCCTCCTGGCAACGCCTGGTTGATCGCCGCTTGCGCGAGGGGCAAGTGGAGGATTGGAGTGGGCGGTTGCACGGTTCTACATCATCGATATGAAGAAGGAATTGTTTCTTGGAACTATTCAGGGTTGAAGTCAGCAAGGAAGGAAAGCTGTGGTGCGCGATCGACGTTGAGCGATCAAACCCGTTGAATGTGCTGGGGGATGTCATCGGCAGGTTTGGTGTGGATGAAGGCTTCAGTCTTCGTGTGCTGAAACGAGTGGGTGAAAAGCGGCTCCTGGAGTCTACGCCTGAAGGTATAAAACTGTGTTTTGCCGAGCCTATTTTTACGCCCTATGTTTTTGATTGATTTGCTATTGGTCTTTTGTGTGTTTGAGTGTAGGAGACTTCTCTTTCTTGTTTGAGGGGTATTGATTTGAACAATATTGCACGATAATTGTTGCTCTTGGGATTCACGTTCCCAGTGAACAACCAAAGATGCTGATATCAGCATCGTCGTGCAGTATTTTCAGGGAGAAAATCAATGTCCTGTGCGGGTGATGAGTCCAGTGCGGTTACGGCCATGCTGGAGAAACTGACGATGCTTTGGAATAGTCGGGCAGCGGTCAATCGTGCACCGCTTTCATTCGAGCATATGGTATTTGATGCGGCGCGTCCTGACTTCTGCGAAGCGTTGCTGCCATTCTCCCGGCATGAAGCGTGGCAGTGCGCCACCGGCCAACAGCAGTCCGAGTGCCTGACATACGCCTGGATTATCTACAATCTGAAAACGATCTACATCGAGTGCGATATTGTCACGCCTGCCTGCGAAGACCTTCTCAAGTTTTCGCCACTGGTTGGGCATCGAAGGTCCGTCATGCAGGAGGCGATAGCCGAGGCATTGCTGGACGAGGCCCTGCATACGAAAATGTCGGTCAGTGCCTGCAATTACATCTATGACCGGCGGCATGTACCGCTGTTGAACTTTTCGCAATTCAATCTGCTGCGGTGGAAGGATGAAATACTGGCGTCCTGCACAGCGGAGTGGCAGCGCAGATTAACGCGCTTCGGCATGGCGTGCGCCAGCGAAACCATGATCACCGATTATTTGAAACGAATGTCTGAAGATGCTGCCATTCAAGTTGTCTGTCGCGAAGTAACCCGAACGCATGCCGAGGATGAATGGAGTCATTCGAGTGTCTTCTCTTTTGTTGCCATGGATATCGTCCAGGGGCTTTCCCTGTCCGAGCGGGTTTATTTGCAGCAAGTCATCAGGAAAACCGTGCATATGTTCGCCGATAACGAAATGGGCGCTTGGGCTCATGTGTTCTCACTGGTGGGGCTGGCCGGGGCCGATGACATCATTGCCGACAGCCAGGGTTTTGCCGAGGTGCAGGTCTATACCGATTCTGTCACCGCATTGCTTGAACGCATCGGTCTTGATTGAGGCTGCTATCTGGTGGTTGCCGCGGACAATAGAGAGGAGAGGGCTTTGGAATCGTATTTGGTCTGTGACTGGCTGCGGCAGGAAGCACAGGATATATGGTCGATCGGTTTCACTGCGCTCGATGACAAGGTTGGCAAGTACATTCGGTTAGGGCATTTCATTCTCATTGACTTTCCTGATCTGCAGGGGCGTCCGGGGCGTCGCTGTTATTCGATCTGCGGGGTGGGACCCGCCAATGGGTTTCAGGTATCGGTCAGGCGTTCAGGCAAGGGTGGCGTTTCCGATAGCCTGGTGGACCGAATGCGGCCTGGGTGCGTGGTGGCCTTGGCGGGAGTAGGGGGGGACATCAATGTCGACCGGGTTGTGCACATGAACTCCCTGTTGATGCTCGCCTCCAGCATAGGGGTGACGTTGCCCATTGCCCTGCTGCGCGGCTTGCTGCAACGGCGTCAGCGAGGTGAAGCTGTTCCGAAGGTTCATTTTGTTGCAGTCATCCAGGACCTGCAGCGCTTGCCCTTCCTGCAGGAACTGTTGTCACTTCACCTGGAGTCCGATTGGTTTGAGCTCAGCGTGCACCTGACACGCCAGCGCATCCTGTCGCGTGTGCAATGCTTCGCCCCTGGCAGGCCCGCCCCGGCGGCAGTGTTCGGCACGCAGGAATGGGAGGGTGTGGTGATCTGCGGCGGCTATTCTTTTGCCCAGTGCCATGAGGAATATGCGCGCCAGCATTTGCCTGGCAGCGAAATCTTCGTCGAGGCGTTCAACAGCGTGAACCCCGAGGGCGCGGAAACAGCAGCGACGGTGCGGGTCAAGGCAAGGATCGATGGTGTGGTGCTGAATATTGACCCTGGCAAATCACTGCTGGAGGGGTTGGAGGAGCAAGGTGTTTCCATCCCCAACCAGTGCCGCGCGGGAATATGCGGCCGATGCCGGATCAAAGTGCGGTCCGGCGAATATCGGACCAGCGACGATTTCGCCATAAGCGCGAAGGATCGGGCGAAGGGTCACGTATTGGCCTGCTGCACTTACGCGCTGGGTGATGAAATATCGGTAGAGCGGCCCGGCTCACAATAACCTGCTGGCCTGAGTGGGTTTCCAGAACAGCGACTGCCTTTGCGCGCGCTGGGGCGGTGGATGCTTCCAGCCACTACGCCGAGGCGCGTTGTGCATGCTGACGCAGCGCC
It encodes the following:
- a CDS encoding MOSC domain-containing protein, giving the protein MRLGRLEALLIGKAVPFTRDGTHSAIAKQPAGATIAVSTLGLQGDEQGDRRIHGGIDKAVHQYPSEHYASWHSHVGAHPLLQAPGAFGENLHTSGMTEDTVCLGDVIGCGSAVLEVSQTRQPCWKLNDRFVVGDMALQMQRTGMTGWYYRVLEEGEMSVGDSFELLTRPYPEWTLRRIISLLYHRSMDRAELVALRMLPLVPSWQRLVDRRLREGQVEDWSGRLHGSTSSI
- a CDS encoding diiron oxygenase; translated protein: MLEKLTMLWNSRAAVNRAPLSFEHMVFDAARPDFCEALLPFSRHEAWQCATGQQQSECLTYAWIIYNLKTIYIECDIVTPACEDLLKFSPLVGHRRSVMQEAIAEALLDEALHTKMSVSACNYIYDRRHVPLLNFSQFNLLRWKDEILASCTAEWQRRLTRFGMACASETMITDYLKRMSEDAAIQVVCREVTRTHAEDEWSHSSVFSFVAMDIVQGLSLSERVYLQQVIRKTVHMFADNEMGAWAHVFSLVGLAGADDIIADSQGFAEVQVYTDSVTALLERIGLD
- a CDS encoding 2Fe-2S iron-sulfur cluster-binding protein, with translation MESYLVCDWLRQEAQDIWSIGFTALDDKVGKYIRLGHFILIDFPDLQGRPGRRCYSICGVGPANGFQVSVRRSGKGGVSDSLVDRMRPGCVVALAGVGGDINVDRVVHMNSLLMLASSIGVTLPIALLRGLLQRRQRGEAVPKVHFVAVIQDLQRLPFLQELLSLHLESDWFELSVHLTRQRILSRVQCFAPGRPAPAAVFGTQEWEGVVICGGYSFAQCHEEYARQHLPGSEIFVEAFNSVNPEGAETAATVRVKARIDGVVLNIDPGKSLLEGLEEQGVSIPNQCRAGICGRCRIKVRSGEYRTSDDFAISAKDRAKGHVLACCTYALGDEISVERPGSQ